A genomic segment from Candidatus Krumholzibacteriota bacterium encodes:
- a CDS encoding right-handed parallel beta-helix repeat-containing protein has protein sequence MFQRHRKSYLISLIFLAVFAFSAAAFSAEEESPRERVDRINREIAEKGGHWTAGLTTAGSLPYAERQRLSGMIPPTAEEWEQMPLRVLAESAALPAYYDWRGHSGVTIAKNQGSCGSCWAFAAIGQLEAHARIYDQRILDLSEQAVVDCDTWGGDCGGGWVAGAHELLRDRGAVHENCMPYQATDGLPCVMDGCEKLAWINSFWSISTQPSQIKQAIYDYGPVACGMFAHDDFSSYYSGCYDHDYADTPNHAVLLVGWDDNACGGEGAWIMKNSWGEDWGTDGFCYIQYGVCSIGSFPYQIEYQPSSVLVHLDNPNGGEELDMEELYEINWTLGRAVPDSVNVFLSFNSGDTYEMSLANGLEGTVDSLIWSVTETPVKSARIKIVAWLDGVIGGFDESDADFTIVGPPYKYVSPDGDNREPYSIPAWAAHNVQDAVDFADDNDTIMVAGEHVYVGPVTVSKPVWLLGGWNAGFSGRDPRVYISRLQSVGSVVSFMNTTTLPCGIDGFTIAGGTGKSALIPSNGLYGGGIFCYNSSPVIRNNTIFDCGYTNASGFSGGGGISCYNGDVTIEDNTIDSCSAQSGGGIYLYQTNAVISGNVISRSFPNADYGGTKNGGGIYALHSSVELENNSITSNSGYVYGGGVYARFSPVTSSGDTISGNSSKNTGGGLYIERSSFTGSRMSVIDNYSTSMAGGLFHKCASFSLKNSIIALNEAAFVGGGVYADSSWGEIINNTVDRNTAAFGGGNLFLANMETTSITNNLVTYGRKYGLQATSQVKITLQYNDIFGNFPEDLFMIDSDSTNIFENPHYADTTALDYHLALHSAGIDGGDPSLGGDPDGSTADMGAYGGEGALFAAPDHIAGLTASALNDSTIHIEWSALSSPGLDYYAIYSSLTDRFRPLETNFLGTVTGGLTTLDVTHLDGCHYYRVSAVDLAGYAGGYSPQARACVSGVDNIDPVVTVTLPNGGEYFETGDPVNIAWIATDNIGVDSVSIWFSSNGGDDFELVAQGEDNDSLYVWFAPSMVADSCLIRVVAFDSGLNEGEDTSDDFFSVFDPTGVGEDEEEPGTPVYATALEQNYPNPFNGNTTIAYTLSERCDVELSIFDPAGRLVRTLEKVTREPGRHFTAWDGKDGAKRSVTSGVYFCRIKAGKFRQTRKIVYLR, from the coding sequence ATGTTTCAGCGTCATCGAAAAAGTTACTTGATATCACTTATCTTCCTCGCTGTCTTCGCCTTCTCGGCGGCAGCCTTTTCCGCGGAAGAGGAATCGCCGCGGGAAAGAGTCGACAGGATCAACCGTGAGATCGCCGAAAAGGGAGGCCACTGGACGGCGGGATTGACCACCGCCGGTTCGCTTCCCTACGCCGAAAGGCAGCGTCTCAGCGGCATGATACCCCCGACGGCAGAAGAATGGGAACAGATGCCCCTTCGGGTCCTTGCCGAATCAGCCGCCCTGCCAGCTTACTACGACTGGCGCGGACACAGCGGCGTTACGATCGCGAAAAACCAGGGAAGTTGCGGCTCATGCTGGGCTTTCGCCGCGATCGGCCAGCTCGAGGCGCACGCGAGGATATACGACCAGAGGATCCTCGATCTCTCCGAACAGGCGGTCGTCGATTGCGACACATGGGGAGGAGACTGCGGTGGCGGATGGGTGGCAGGCGCGCATGAGCTCCTGCGCGACAGGGGGGCTGTCCATGAGAACTGCATGCCTTACCAGGCGACGGACGGACTCCCGTGCGTGATGGACGGCTGCGAAAAACTGGCGTGGATCAACTCGTTCTGGTCGATCTCCACACAGCCCTCGCAGATCAAGCAGGCTATCTACGATTACGGTCCTGTGGCGTGCGGCATGTTCGCCCATGATGACTTCAGCAGTTATTACTCCGGCTGCTACGACCACGATTACGCTGACACGCCGAACCACGCCGTCCTGCTTGTCGGATGGGACGATAACGCCTGCGGCGGCGAGGGCGCGTGGATAATGAAGAACAGCTGGGGAGAGGACTGGGGGACCGATGGATTTTGCTATATACAATACGGCGTCTGCAGCATCGGCTCTTTTCCTTACCAGATAGAATATCAGCCGAGCAGCGTCCTGGTGCATCTCGATAATCCCAACGGCGGCGAAGAGCTTGACATGGAAGAGCTCTACGAGATCAACTGGACTCTTGGAAGGGCAGTGCCCGATTCGGTTAATGTTTTTCTCAGTTTCAACAGCGGCGACACTTACGAGATGTCGCTGGCGAATGGTCTTGAAGGGACTGTCGACAGCCTGATCTGGTCCGTCACCGAGACTCCGGTAAAAAGCGCGAGGATCAAGATCGTAGCCTGGCTTGACGGAGTGATCGGCGGATTTGACGAGAGCGACGCTGATTTTACGATAGTCGGGCCGCCGTACAAATATGTCTCGCCTGACGGCGACAACCGCGAACCATATTCGATACCTGCCTGGGCGGCGCATAACGTGCAGGACGCTGTCGATTTCGCCGACGACAACGACACGATCATGGTCGCTGGAGAACACGTCTACGTCGGGCCGGTCACCGTCTCGAAACCTGTCTGGCTTCTCGGGGGTTGGAACGCCGGATTCTCGGGGAGAGACCCGCGGGTCTATATCTCAAGGCTGCAGTCGGTGGGAAGCGTAGTCTCGTTCATGAACACTACGACCCTCCCCTGCGGCATCGACGGGTTCACTATCGCCGGTGGAACGGGAAAAAGCGCCCTCATCCCGTCAAATGGCCTCTATGGCGGAGGGATATTCTGCTACAACTCATCTCCCGTGATAAGAAACAACACGATCTTCGATTGCGGTTACACTAACGCCTCGGGTTTCAGCGGCGGAGGGGGGATCTCATGTTACAACGGCGATGTAACGATCGAGGACAATACGATCGACAGCTGCTCGGCGCAGTCGGGCGGTGGGATTTACCTCTATCAGACAAACGCCGTGATTTCGGGGAATGTCATCTCGAGGTCTTTTCCGAATGCTGACTATGGCGGAACGAAGAACGGCGGCGGAATCTATGCCCTCCACTCCTCTGTGGAACTTGAAAATAACAGCATAACGTCGAACTCCGGGTATGTCTACGGCGGAGGTGTCTACGCCCGTTTCAGCCCAGTCACATCTTCCGGCGACACGATCTCCGGAAATTCCTCAAAAAACACCGGCGGAGGCTTATATATCGAACGTTCTTCATTCACCGGCTCTCGTATGAGCGTCATTGATAATTATTCTACAAGTATGGCAGGGGGCCTTTTCCATAAATGCGCCAGCTTTTCGCTGAAAAACTCGATAATAGCGCTCAATGAGGCCGCCTTCGTCGGCGGCGGCGTCTATGCCGACAGCTCGTGGGGCGAGATAATCAACAATACCGTTGACAGAAACACGGCGGCGTTCGGCGGCGGCAATCTCTTTCTGGCCAACATGGAAACGACGTCGATAACAAACAACCTCGTCACCTACGGACGCAAGTACGGGCTGCAGGCGACAAGCCAGGTGAAGATCACTCTTCAGTACAACGACATCTTCGGAAATTTCCCTGAAGATCTCTTCATGATCGATTCGGACAGTACGAATATCTTTGAAAATCCCCATTATGCAGACACTACGGCCCTGGACTATCACCTTGCCCTTCACTCGGCTGGGATAGACGGCGGCGATCCTTCCCTTGGCGGCGACCCCGACGGCTCGACGGCCGATATGGGGGCGTATGGAGGAGAAGGGGCTCTCTTTGCAGCTCCTGATCATATCGCCGGGCTTACCGCCTCGGCGCTCAACGATTCGACGATACATATCGAATGGTCCGCCCTGTCATCTCCTGGGCTTGACTATTACGCCATATACTCTTCACTTACCGACCGGTTCCGGCCGCTCGAGACGAACTTCCTCGGCACTGTCACCGGAGGCCTGACCACTCTCGACGTAACGCATCTTGACGGATGTCATTATTACCGGGTGTCGGCCGTGGACCTCGCGGGATACGCGGGGGGATATTCGCCCCAGGCCAGAGCGTGCGTCTCCGGCGTCGATAATATCGATCCGGTCGTGACAGTGACCCTGCCGAACGGCGGAGAATATTTCGAGACGGGAGACCCGGTAAATATCGCCTGGATAGCGACGGACAATATCGGTGTCGATTCAGTCAGCATCTGGTTCTCTTCGAACGGTGGAGACGATTTTGAACTTGTCGCCCAGGGAGAGGATAACGATTCGCTTTATGTTTGGTTCGCTCCTTCCATGGTCGCCGACTCGTGCCTGATCAGGGTGGTCGCCTTCGACTCCGGATTGAACGAGGGAGAGGACACCAGCGACGATTTCTTCTCCGTCTTCGATCCAACGGGGGTCGGAGAAGATGAGGAAGAACCTGGCACTCCGGTATACGCGACCGCTCTGGAACAGAACTACCCGAATCCTTTCAATGGAAACACGACGATAGCGTATACCCTTTCAGAGAGATGCGACGTTGAACTATCGATCTTCGATCCTGCCGGACGCCTGGTGAGAACACTTGAAAAGGTCACCAGGGAACCGGGCAGGCATTTCACCGCCTGGGACGGAAAAGACGGCGCGAAACGTTCCGTCACTTCGGGAGTCTATTTCTGCAGGATAAAAGCGGGGAAATTCCGGCAGACGAGGAAAATAGTCTACTTGCGCTAG